The Legionella spiritensis DNA segment CCCGATAACCCGTCCCTGTCATACACCCTAAACCATCTGTTAAGCAGCGTTGTCCTGGAACCGCACTCCGGAAAACAAGATATCTGGGAACCACTGCACATACCTGGCGCCACACCGTTTACCTTATCCCCCAAGGCGCAGCAACGTTACCTCAACCATTTGCAATTTCTCAAAGATCATTTTCAGTATTCAGGATCGTTTGTCGTGCGCTCCACAAATAATTTTCCTCTTGGCAGCGGGCTAGCCAGTTCCGCGTCCAGCTTCGCCGCCCTGACCAAATGCACCATCCTCGCACTCAGCGAACTGGAACGGTTTGATCCTCCGTCCATTAAGAAACAGGCGGAACTTAGCCGTATTGGTTCCGGTTCGTCCTGCCGTTCTTTTTTTTCACCCTGGGCTTTATGGGAAGAAAACGATGTAAAAGGTGTGGATTTGCCATATAACAAACTTCTGCACCAGGTGATCATCATCAGTCATGCGGAAAAATCGGTTCCATCCAGTGAGGCGCATCAACGAATAAAATCAAGTCCTGGTTACCTGGAGCGCCCACATCGAGCCACTGAAAACCTGAAAGTGTTGCTCATTGCGCTACATAACCAGGATTGGGAAAATGCTTACAGGATTTGCTGGCGGGAATTTCACGATATGCATCAATTATTCAGCAGTTGCAGTAATCCTTTCTCCTATATGACGGAGCAAAGCGAGGAATTGTTACGGCTTATCCAGAAATTATGGGAAAAAAAGGGCGATGGTCCCATAGTCACCATGGATGCCGGCCCCAATATCCATTTACTGTATAGACCGGAACAATCCGAGATGGCGAAACAATTTCAACATGATAACCTGGTTGGGAATTACGATGTTCTGTGATTTTAATACCGTAACTTGCGGTAAATGGATTCTTGCCGGCGAACACTCGGTTCTCAGAGGCAAGGGAGCATTAGTATTTCCAATCAGACAGAAACAATTATCGTTGAGTTACGTCCCTTCCGTGTCAGAACTCAGCGCCGATTGCAGTGGCGACACCGGAGCCGAGATTCGGCTTTTATTCTGGAGCGTTCTTGAACGAGGTCAGCAATTGATTGGAGACTCGTTGAATCGATTAACCGGCCATTTCAAATTACATTGCAACATACCCATAGGGGTTGGCATGGGGGCCTCAGCCGCACTCTGCGTGGCAATGGCCCGCTGGTTTTCCGCCCAGAAATTAATTCATCCCGATACCGTCGCCACCTTCGCCCGGCAACTGGAAAATTTATTTCATGGACAAAGCAGCGGCCTTGATATTGCGGGTGTCGCTACCGATGCGGGTATTTTTTATCAGGATGGAAAAATCAAATCCATACGACAAAACTGGCAACCTCACTGGTATTTATCTTCCTGCGGACAGATTGGCATCACGGCTCATTGCATTCAGACGGTTAACCAGCTTTGGGAAAACGACAGCGTGGAAGCGTCCGGTATTGATGAGGATATGGATAATGCCGCCAGTAAGGCCCGTGAAGCTCTGGAATCAAATGATTCTTGCGCTTTGTCCTTACTGGCCGATGCGATTAATCAAAGTGCGTCCTGTTTTGCCCGCTGGGGATTAGTCAGTGAAAATTTATTGCATCACATGAAGCTGCTGTTGGACAATGGCGCGTTAGCCGTCAAACCAACGGGCTCCGGTGGCGGGGGCTATGTCGTCAGTCTATGGGAACACCCGCCTGAAAAAACGCCGGTGGAATTCATTGCCGTTTAAAAACCCATCCTGACGGTTACTCAACGAACTGATAGTAGGTCTCGTTGTTTTTAACCATGCCAAGCTCATAGCGGGCTTGCTCCTCCAGAGCCTGCTCCCCGCTTTTCAACTCCATAATATCCGCTTCAATCGCATGATTACGGGCCAGAAGTTTCTGATTTTCTTTCTCCTGGCCGATAATTTTCCTTTCCAGTTGCCGCCATTGCAGGATACTGCCGTCCCCAAGCCACAATTTATATTGCAGCCCGACTAAAGCCAGTATCAAAATGGCCACAATGGATCGCATAGATTAACCAGGTGAGAATAGTTTTATACATTATATACTGCAGACAGAACTTTTGGCGAGAATTTGCCCCAAAAGTCCGTATAAAACATTACCAGGATTAGCCATGCCACCATTAGTAAACTACCACAGCCACAATCTGCTGACGGATACAACCTCAGCCTTGGGCCAAAGCGGTTTTCCCGGCATAGGGAAAATGGGACATTTCTTCAATACGAAGTAACTGATTGTATTTTGCTACACGATCCGTGCGGCAAAGCGAACCGGTTTTAATTTGTCCGCATCCTGTTGCAACGGCCAGATCAGCGATAAACGTATCTTCGGTTTCCCCGGAACGATGGGACATGACACAGCGATAGCCATTGGCATGGGCTAATTGAATGGCCTGTCTTGTTTCACTTAAGGTACCAATCTGATTAAGTTTGATTAAAATAGCATTGGCTATTTTTTGATTGATTCCTTCCTGTAAAATAACAGGGTTGGTCACAAACAAATCGTCTCCAACCAATTGCAAACGATCGCCGAGAGCACCGGTCAATTGCTGCCAGCCGTTCCAGTCTCCCTCATCCAGACCATCCTCCAGGCTTACAACCGGATAGGAAGAAACCAGATCGGTATAATAAGCGATCATACCCTCGCTATCTAATTTTTTCTTATCCGAAGCCAGATGATAATAACCGCCTTCATACAATTCGGATGCGGCAACATCAAGGGCAAAGACCATATCCTGCCCCAATTTGAATCCGGCCAGTTCCACGGCCTGGGCCAACATATCCAGAGCCTGGCGGTTGGATTTCAAATCCGGCGCAAAACCACCTTCATCACCTACCGCCGTATTGAGGCCTTGTTTTTTAAGAACCGTTTTCAATACGTGGAACGTCTCCGCTCCCATTTGTAATGCCGAGGTAAAATCAGCCGCGCCGACAGGCATGATCATAAACTCCTGAATGTCGACGTTGTTGTCTGCGTGTGCGCCACCATTAAGGACATTCATCATAGGCACCGGCATGGTCATCGTTTCACCATGGTTTAACGCAAGATAGAGCGGTTGCTGCCGGGCATTGGCATACGCTCTGGCACAGGCCAGGGAAACGGCCAGCAAGGCGTTAGCTCCCAGACGGGATTTATTGTCCGTGCCATCCAACTCGCATAATCTGCGATCAATGTCATCCTGATGAGCGACCGACATACCTTTTAGCGACTGGTTAATAACGTGATTAATATGTTCAACGGCTCTGCGCACGCCCTTGCCGGCATAACGATTCGGTTCGCCGTCACGCAATTCACAGGCTTCCCGGCTGCCGGTCGACGCTCCGGACGGTACACAGGCACGCCCCATCGCCCCATTCGCCAGAAAAACATCCGCTTCCACGGTTGGATTCCCACGTGAATCAATAATTTCCCGACCTTTTATACTGGCAATTTGCATGACTGTTCCTCAATGATGGCAGGCATGCCCACCCTTGCTTACGTACCGGATGCCTGAGACAAGTCCGGACACGTAAGAAAAAGGTGAGCAGTTACGATTAAACACGGATTTGGGCGATATTGTTTTGCGATTACGCCACCTTGTCAAGATGTAATCCGAATATCATGGACACGTACGTGTGCAGAACCCGCCCTAATATTTCTGATGAGGAACCAGAAAAA contains these protein-coding regions:
- a CDS encoding diphosphomevalonate/mevalonate 3,5-bisphosphate decarboxylase family protein; this translates as MHWFAQAPANIALIKYMGKKDDRKNIPDNPSLSYTLNHLLSSVVLEPHSGKQDIWEPLHIPGATPFTLSPKAQQRYLNHLQFLKDHFQYSGSFVVRSTNNFPLGSGLASSASSFAALTKCTILALSELERFDPPSIKKQAELSRIGSGSSCRSFFSPWALWEENDVKGVDLPYNKLLHQVIIISHAEKSVPSSEAHQRIKSSPGYLERPHRATENLKVLLIALHNQDWENAYRICWREFHDMHQLFSSCSNPFSYMTEQSEELLRLIQKLWEKKGDGPIVTMDAGPNIHLLYRPEQSEMAKQFQHDNLVGNYDVL
- a CDS encoding mevalonate kinase family protein, translated to MFCDFNTVTCGKWILAGEHSVLRGKGALVFPIRQKQLSLSYVPSVSELSADCSGDTGAEIRLLFWSVLERGQQLIGDSLNRLTGHFKLHCNIPIGVGMGASAALCVAMARWFSAQKLIHPDTVATFARQLENLFHGQSSGLDIAGVATDAGIFYQDGKIKSIRQNWQPHWYLSSCGQIGITAHCIQTVNQLWENDSVEASGIDEDMDNAASKAREALESNDSCALSLLADAINQSASCFARWGLVSENLLHHMKLLLDNGALAVKPTGSGGGGYVVSLWEHPPEKTPVEFIAV
- the ftsB gene encoding cell division protein FtsB, encoding MRSIVAILILALVGLQYKLWLGDGSILQWRQLERKIIGQEKENQKLLARNHAIEADIMELKSGEQALEEQARYELGMVKNNETYYQFVE
- the eno gene encoding phosphopyruvate hydratase gives rise to the protein MQIASIKGREIIDSRGNPTVEADVFLANGAMGRACVPSGASTGSREACELRDGEPNRYAGKGVRRAVEHINHVINQSLKGMSVAHQDDIDRRLCELDGTDNKSRLGANALLAVSLACARAYANARQQPLYLALNHGETMTMPVPMMNVLNGGAHADNNVDIQEFMIMPVGAADFTSALQMGAETFHVLKTVLKKQGLNTAVGDEGGFAPDLKSNRQALDMLAQAVELAGFKLGQDMVFALDVAASELYEGGYYHLASDKKKLDSEGMIAYYTDLVSSYPVVSLEDGLDEGDWNGWQQLTGALGDRLQLVGDDLFVTNPVILQEGINQKIANAILIKLNQIGTLSETRQAIQLAHANGYRCVMSHRSGETEDTFIADLAVATGCGQIKTGSLCRTDRVAKYNQLLRIEEMSHFPYAGKTALAQG